The window ttaattcattaactaaaatatcaaaatattactttccttttagtaatttaactcaaataatccCAAAATACCCCACTTTTtcaacaaacaaatttatttatttaataacccTACATCAAAGGAGCTCATAGCTAGACTGTTCTTATGTAAAAGAAGCAGTTTTGTAAAAtccacaaaaatataaaaatgcatTCATTTACCTGTCCATCCTGCAAAGAAATGGCAAGTCCAAGACCGTGCCACTATGACAAGCATCAATGATGGCGTGAAGCTTGACCCCACGGGGGAGAGGCCTGACTATTGTTGCGTTAACTTCGTCATCTATAATCATTCCCTGCGTTTCAAAGTCCACTGGACATAGTGTTTCGTCAAACCCATCAATCTCATCACCAGTATAGTTCCTCTGTTGGGAACCATGTCCAGAGAAATGGAACAACAGAGAATCTCCAGGCTGACAACCTTGTACAAGCCAATACATTGCCATTCTCATATTATGTTTTGTGGGAAGTCTATATGGATCTGTTTCTTCTTCTGAAATATAACTTTCACAAAGGATTCAAATCAGAAATGACAAACCCAAAAGTTGATACATCATGGATAATCAGAAAACATGCAAATGAAGTTTTAACAGCACAGgaataatatttaagaaagGGGGCAAATCCTAGACCCGATTTGAACTGAAAAGGCTTGACTTGTGTTCCAACATGCATGTAATAATTAAGTGTGATTTACATTGTTCATTCCAATATTGTAACACACTTGAAATTCAACCACTTCTTTTGTTTTGTATTCTGCAACTCTGCACCAATATATCTCCCCACTATTCTTTTTACTCCCGGTGGTAGCAATTAGGTACTTGTGATTTGTGAAGTTCGTTTTCTGTAGTGATTATCATGCTAAATCATTTGTATCCTGAAAATCAGTCACCAAATACACCTCTAGCACAAATAGGAGGCGATGAATCTGTTTTAAGAGTACTGTAATGACCACATGCCTCGGATTACATTGCGGATGCTATTTCTTTTActacattttatttatgatcTATGTTAGATCATTgtattttctataaaagaatACTAAGAATTAGTAAATATAATCTAGTAATAAATGCATTGCTAATTGTATTAGTAGGCAAGTTAATGAATGAAACCATGTTTTTCACTTCCATTTCCCTCCTGATCCTCCCCTGAACTATGAATAGTAAatgatttttctcttctttgtCAAAACATATCAATgtgcattaatgaaaaaataaggtTACAAAACGGGAATTTTGTGTCATTAATGATGTCGGAATTGATGTGCCAACACATGAGTGAACTTGAAATCTAATAAGAGATAAattccatttttcaaaattcaatcACGTGTTCCATGAGTTAAAGATTGTTTCTTTCCACTTCTAAAGGATGTCATTTCAAAGGAAAAAGGTAAAATGAAGAAGTAATAGAGTTTATCATGTGAAGAACGGGAAAACAGAGAAGAAATTACCTGTAAGCATAAGAATAGAGGATTCAGGAAACTTGAACCGGTTGATCAGCATATATTTCATATACTTAGCATCATTTATACATCCCTTGAGCTCATGGCGAGAATTCCTATAAGAAATCCCGCAGATCACCGCCCTCTTCCGACCATGAGCCGAAGGAATTTGTCCGGACGGCTGAGTATGTATcggcggcggcggaggcggGACCTGAGGGGGAACGTAATGATAGTTGTTGAAGCTCGTTGAAGAATAATTCGGCGGAGGAGGAGGTCCAGTGCGAGGGTCGGCGATCCGAGTGATGGCTTGACAAAGTGCGCAACGAATCGATTTAGCTCCGGGGGGAAGTTGCAACGGCGTGCGGCAACCAGAGCAATCAACTAGCATCAGCATTTCTAGAGAGAAAGTGCGAATCGATGATGAGAAATTAGAGAATCGGGATGATGATGAGATAAATCGCGTAAAGAGTCAATGGTCAATTGGAGACACGCTTAAGAAGTAATCGTTGTTCATGGAAGCAAGCAGGAGCGTGGAATCTGCCATGGGAGTAAGTGAATGAATACGAGGGAAAAGTAGAGGAAAACATCAACGTTGACTAATCAATTCATCTCTGGACccatttgtgttttttttgtttgaattgcacgtaatcttaattatatttttgatatgttttgaAATGAGATGAAatgaaatttgaaaacatttttacatattttttaaagttaaatattgatatttaagGATTCTATTTTCATCATtagtttaagttaaaaaaaaataaaaaaaaattggtgaacccgaaaaaaatttgagaaaatttaaatagatatagtttatgtatttaatttcaaaatttataacaatattatttttatttttgttaaggtATAACAATTTGagcatatttatattttaaattgattatttttttaaagatatataaatacACTCTTAATACAATttgaatgtaaaaataattggaaaataaAAGACGAgagataattatattttagtttgtaaatgtaataaattaattgtgagaatgaaaatattatattaaagtaagaagtttgataaattaaataccGTAACATTCAATTTAAAGTTCGAGTTTcattctataaaaataaaaatgataaattcgAGTTTAAAATAGTAATTAGTCAATACTTAATCAGTCCCTAAACTTTTACATATTTGCATCTAAAGGCATCAACTTTCTTGATACATTAAGACTAACCTCGAACTTCaagaatatgtttttaaattggcctttttattagtttaaagatATCCGTTAACTTCTGTGATCTTTCAAGATAAATTTCACAATCGCCTTCAGCTTCTTTAGTTAGAGTTATAAAACCATTGACTcttaaaagtataaatattggtccaatttaaaaacattaagaagaaaagaaaagaaaaaaactatattttttgaacatcttataaaaatattaatttatacgaaatatattataaaatatactttTGATAAGTTTTGTTATCTAAAAATACTCTAAGCAAAACGAACATCAAagtccaaaatattatttttaagttatctTTAAAaactacaaaaattaaattaacaaattaatctaaataaattctcaaaaattcCCACGGCTCTTACTAGTAAGACTTTGTTAGTCGGTTAATATTATttaccaaattaattttatacttaattatatatataaataatattattttaaaataaattcttaccCTCAAAAAGTAATctctcaatttttaaaattcacaaATTTGTTGACCTTTAACTGTATCATCTCTATTTAgcattcaaaaattaaataaagtttgtaGATTTAACCTCAAATAATTGAATTCAGACAAGTTGAAGACCTATATTCCACTTTTAAAACACATCTAAATGTTTAATTAGCCATTCTCCTTTGTGAACCAAACGCCACCATCTAAATACGCTTGTTCATATAAAAAGCTCTACTTTGAAGCACTCGTGAAGAAGAACAAATGTCAGCATTATGTGTGACTAAAACAGTAGTAGAGAGAACAGACAAAATCTTCTCGAAAACAATCTACCATCAcaaatgtcttttttttttcttcctcaaACCAAAAAGTTAAAACCGGATTAAAGAGAGAATTCCATATCTGAAACTACAGCTAGTCACGATCTTCCCAAGCAGATCGTGTCTCTAGTGCTTCGTCATCCCTGATCCATCCTTTGATTCCATTGATGACAAAGAAGTACTGCAAAGAGAACATCGAGTAAGTATTAGGGACAAACTTAAATGGCCGAGAGAAACAGTGAAGAAGATAGGTAATTGAATCCAATAATGCTGCTTACTTGGAATGCTAAGATCAAGGGAATGAACATCTTTCCCCTCTCATTCGGGTTAGGCCCTTCAATCAACTTTTTGTCAACCAGGATTGGTTTGCTACCATTTAAGGCGACTTCTGTGATTGTGTTCACAAGATTCGAGATCCAAGCAGTGCCATTTGGAAGAATCTTAGAGAAGAAGAAACAcataaaatagattattttaatgataacaaagtatataattacatattaaCTTCCACCAAACCTTTTCATCAAAGTCATTCTTGTTGCATCTTCCACTGTTCTCAACCAACTCTATTGGAATTGGGAATCCCTGTGTCACAGTTGTAATTATTAGATACAAAAACTTTGGATCCAGAAACGTTTATGTTGGGAAACTAAAATTAGTTATAGACAGATTGAGAAATTTATTGGTTGTTTCTTGTCTAGATCTAGATGCATAAACAAAAAGTCATATAAGTATTTCCAAATGGGGGAATTAGTGACATGATTGTAAACAGTTATAATAATAGGGGTAAGAACCATTGTATTAGAATatgttgaattaaattaaagtttacaGTCTTCTCTCATCTAAGttcatataaatgaaaataaattttggggCAGGAATTCCTTATATTATTGAGCTTTCTTCATTTGTTTGACGACAATTCAATAAGTTAAGAACATATTCTATAGAGATGACATTCAACAACTATCCTTCAAATCTCTAATAACCACTAGCTTTGTTTGATAAAagcattcaaatcatcaatgaaagcattcaaatcatcaactaaaatacccctactttattttttttatagcattttaaaatacaaaaaatatttaattgtttaatccAAAAACTCCCAAATAATCTACTCTTTCATCCAAATCCAACTAAGGCCTTGTTCAgattggattatttgaataatcaaccAATAACCCACTATCTTCTCATCAATAACCTCGTTCaaatcattaaacaaaatatccaaaatacactttctttttaaaaaaaaataattttcattatgCATATATATTCTTTTCAATGGGTGAAACACCCAGTTCAAAGAAGCAGGCACTCTAATTACTAAGTTATACATttgtttcattatatattaatatcttttaagtaattttacccaaataacacattttttcataactctgaacaatttttttatataaaccgAATCTTTTTTTCCCCAAGGTGTCagatattcaaaaataaacctacatcaaacaagttcttagACTGAATTAAGTACTCTTAAGGGGAAAGTGCCAACAAAGTACCTGAACTTCTTGCTTATTTATACGAGCTCCTTGTCGAACAACTTTCAAAAGGGCCTCGGACCTCCTAGAGAAGAAATCCTCATAAGTCAAACTATCAGGCGGAGTGAGCTGAGCATGTGTCAGCACTACCATCCCTCTCTTCCATATACCTTTACCAAAACTATCGGTTATAGCTCTAACAATCTGCTTATCCAAATTGTCCACTCTGTACGAATCTAGCCGGTCCACATAGAGCAGAACATCAATTGTCTTGTCCAACAGAAACCTGTTCATAtagtaaagttcagtcaaaaAGTATAACGAGAAGTCCAAACTAAGCTAATCCAGACCTTTTTATGAGCTCGAGTGCTTGGTCATTCACATATCCTCCTTCAACAAGGCCAGGAGTGTCAATTATGTTCAATGTAAAACCTGCTCTTGTTCGAGAAACCATCACAGGTCTTGGCCCTTCAGACTACcattcaaaacaaaacaaaaatatcataagAATCAGAATACAGTTTTGCTCACACATGAAACAAATATGGAGATTGACAATACCTGAAAAGCACTGACTGCCATCACTCTTTCCCCTATAATTGAATTCACAGTTGAGGATTTCCCAACCCCACCTTTCCCCATCACAAGGATGGTCAAAGTGTTTACATTCTAGAGTAGCATAAGAACAAAACCCAACAGataagtttaatgaaaaacgaaaataaatgtttgaaatgGCTCACCTCTTGCTTGAGCTTTCCTAATAACTCATGCAATCTTGACTGGGTTGCGGAAGGAAACTGCTGAATTCCAACCCATTCTCGAGGTTGAGCCATTGTTTGAACAACGGAAGAAAGATTCAGCCTATGATGGGTTACTTCAATTAGAGAATTAACGATAAGATTATGACTAGGGTTTATGCtgtttttgaaattgaaattgaaatcgAAGATAAACCCTTAAGCTGTGAAGTTAATTGAAAAGTGAAAGGAAAAGAAGCAAATGTGGAGACTTACTTATCTTTCTCTCAGCACAGCGCGAGAGAAGAGGCGCAGAGATGGGATGGCTGAGAATACGATGGGGTTTTAGAAAAAGATTGTTTCTTTATGCAAAATAAGCCCTTATCGTCTTcaattctctttctctctcctctccaCCGAACTGTATTTATTTTCTCACACTAAAAGTTGACGGCGTGACGGTCAGCTCATTTATTATACATGTCCTCAtatctttaaatttatattattttcccCTCAAACTTCCTCCCTTAGTAAAccattcttttaaattattccacttttaatattttttaattcttcaacactttatttaaataagggAATCAGAATAGAAATGAGATTATAGATGTGTGGAATGAGAATGAGTATAATAGTGTTTGGATATTTATATTCGGATATTTTCATTCCACTGACCATGTTTAGATTtattagagagaaattattaatattattatgtaattgaattatatcaatatttttattttttaattattatattttatttaattaaaatataaaatattaatttttttatattataatagtttaaaatatataaaatattgaaatatgtcctaatttaaatttattttattgtactctgtctaaataaaatttattcgacTTATATTATTCActaatatgaattatatatgaaatggaTAActcaaactatttatttttatttttattttaattaacaggTTTTTGACTCCTTTattgtttaacacgttt is drawn from Impatiens glandulifera chromosome 3, dImpGla2.1, whole genome shotgun sequence and contains these coding sequences:
- the LOC124930701 gene encoding translocase of chloroplast 34 is translated as MAQPREWVGIQQFPSATQSRLHELLGKLKQENVNTLTILVMGKGGVGKSSTVNSIIGERVMAVSAFQSEGPRPVMVSRTRAGFTLNIIDTPGLVEGGYVNDQALELIKRFLLDKTIDVLLYVDRLDSYRVDNLDKQIVRAITDSFGKGIWKRGMVVLTHAQLTPPDSLTYEDFFSRRSEALLKVVRQGARINKQEVQGFPIPIELVENSGRCNKNDFDEKILPNGTAWISNLVNTITEVALNGSKPILVDKKLIEGPNPNERGKMFIPLILAFQYFFVINGIKGWIRDDEALETRSAWEDRD
- the LOC124930089 gene encoding metacaspase-1-like, whose amino-acid sequence is MLMLVDCSGCRTPLQLPPGAKSIRCALCQAITRIADPRTGPPPPPNYSSTSFNNYHYVPPQVPPPPPPIHTQPSGQIPSAHGRKRAVICGISYRNSRHELKGCINDAKYMKYMLINRFKFPESSILMLTEEETDPYRLPTKHNMRMAMYWLVQGCQPGDSLLFHFSGHGSQQRNYTGDEIDGFDETLCPVDFETQGMIIDDEVNATIVRPLPRGVKLHAIIDACHSGTVLDLPFLCRMDRTGKYVWEDHRPPSGTWKGTNGGEVISFSGCDDHQTSADTAALSKVTSTGAMTFSFIQAIERGEATTYGNMLTAMRSTIRSSDNDLGGGVVTSLLSMLLTGSTSSGLRQEPQLTANEPFDVYSKRFSI